One Candidatus Margulisiibacteriota bacterium genomic region harbors:
- a CDS encoding tRNA threonylcarbamoyladenosine dehydratase: MDRFLRTQLMLGREKHDKLRSSRVTVIGLGAVGSYAVEGLARAGIGSLRLIDHDNVTKSNINRQLYALSSTVGRAKAELAKERVLDINPYARVEALQMFVAADSLDMALDNSPHMVVDAIDSLNPKVQLLATLQQRRIPHISSMGAAKRTDPFSVKIGDISGVSACPLGKNVRKRLRKYAIDSGVLCVYSDEKVMPNVDDPSLDINEDFYPRGRKRTVLGSLPTLTGVFGLIIANHVINYLCGGFYDNQVPLLQTKDTIKVLLNKGDANS; encoded by the coding sequence ATGGATCGATTTTTGCGAACGCAACTTATGCTCGGAAGAGAGAAGCATGACAAGTTGCGCAGTAGCCGGGTTACTGTCATAGGACTAGGCGCGGTTGGCAGCTATGCCGTCGAGGGACTTGCCAGGGCCGGGATCGGATCCCTCAGGCTTATTGATCACGATAATGTTACCAAGAGCAACATTAACCGGCAGCTCTACGCACTTTCTTCTACGGTTGGACGGGCTAAGGCAGAGCTTGCGAAAGAACGTGTGCTCGATATTAATCCATATGCCCGGGTAGAGGCTCTTCAGATGTTTGTAGCTGCTGATTCCCTTGACATGGCACTTGATAATAGTCCGCATATGGTGGTTGATGCTATAGATTCACTTAATCCTAAAGTCCAGCTGCTGGCTACTCTGCAACAGCGAAGAATACCTCATATTTCGTCTATGGGGGCAGCAAAAAGGACTGATCCCTTTTCTGTAAAGATTGGAGATATCTCCGGCGTCAGCGCATGTCCGCTTGGCAAAAATGTTAGAAAGCGGTTGAGGAAATATGCCATTGATTCGGGAGTGCTCTGTGTATATTCTGATGAAAAGGTAATGCCGAATGTGGATGATCCTTCATTGGATATTAATGAGGACTTTTACCCGCGAGGTCGGAAACGTACTGTGTTGGGCAGCCTTCCGACACTAACGGGAGTTTTTGGGCTGATTATCGCCAACCATGTTATTAATTATCTCTGTGGTGGTTTTTATGATAACCAGGTGCCTTTGCTGCAAACAAAAGATACAATAAAGGTTCTTCTC